The following proteins come from a genomic window of Brevibacillus antibioticus:
- a CDS encoding DinB family protein has protein sequence MKHEALRLYEYHVWANEKVFERLQEVPEGVSEQEVPSVLPTITQTLAHILKTDYVWLLAMKGESYEEVGLKVGVLLQELKGKNVHELRKRFAESAQQFRDFFGQISMEDTSPYTHPVLGTVHARYADIVQHVANHGTYHRGNISAMLRQMGHAGASSDYIFYLFETSAVEQEQ, from the coding sequence ATGAAGCATGAAGCATTGCGCTTGTACGAATATCATGTATGGGCAAACGAAAAGGTATTCGAGCGGTTGCAGGAGGTACCAGAGGGAGTTAGTGAGCAGGAGGTTCCGAGTGTGCTTCCGACCATCACCCAGACGTTGGCCCACATTCTCAAGACCGATTATGTTTGGTTGTTGGCCATGAAGGGGGAGAGCTACGAAGAGGTAGGACTAAAAGTAGGGGTTCTCTTGCAAGAATTAAAAGGGAAGAACGTACACGAGCTGCGAAAACGGTTTGCCGAATCAGCCCAGCAGTTCAGAGACTTCTTCGGGCAAATCTCGATGGAAGACACCTCGCCTTATACGCATCCTGTATTGGGCACGGTTCATGCTCGTTATGCCGACATCGTCCAGCACGTCGCCAACCACGGAACCTATCACCGAGGCAATATCTCCGCCATGCTCAGACAAATGGGTCACGCGGGAGCTTCCTCCGATTACATTTTCTATTTGTTCGAGACTTCCGCGGTAGAACAAGAACAATAG